A portion of the Canis aureus isolate CA01 chromosome 32, VMU_Caureus_v.1.0, whole genome shotgun sequence genome contains these proteins:
- the LOC144302855 gene encoding LOW QUALITY PROTEIN: monocarboxylate transporter 1-like (The sequence of the model RefSeq protein was modified relative to this genomic sequence to represent the inferred CDS: substituted 1 base at 1 genomic stop codon) encodes IGFIGFIGIASHLNPALTIIGKYFYTRRPLANGLVMAGSPVFPSTLAPLNQALFDIFGWRGSFLILGGLLLNYCVAGALMRPIGLPPNSAGKDRSKVSLQEAGKSDEKKGTGDTNTDFNGRNPKEEKPLVFQTVEKQLDLSLFSHRGFLQYLSGNVIMVFGLATPLVFLNSYAKSQHYSSEKSAFLLSILSFLNIIARPSMGLAANTKWIRPRVQYFFAASIVASGVCHLLAPLSSSYTGFCVYVGFLGFAFGWLSLVLFETLMDLIESQRFSSAVGLLTIVECCPVLLGPPLLGRLNDIYRDYKYAYWACGMILIIAGIYLFISMGINYQLVAKEQKAEKQQEKKPREVIKAAESIEXRGLCGPKEKKHLI; translated from the exons ATTGGATTCATTGGATTCATTGG CATTGCCTCCCACTTGAATCCAGCTTTGACCATTATTGGCAAGTATTTCTATACGAGGCGACCACTGGCTAATGGACTGGTCATGGCAGGCAGCCCTGTGTTCCCCTCTACTCTGGCTCCCCTCAATCAGGCTCTCTTTGATATCTTTGGCTGGAGAGGAAGCTTTCTAATTCTTGGGGGCCTCCTACTAAACTACTGTGTAGCTGGAGCCCTGATGCGACCAATAGGGCTGCCACCAAACAGTGCAGGGAAAGATAGGTCTAAAGTATCCCTTCAGGAAGCTGGAAAATCTGACGAGAAAAAGGGAACAGGTGATACAAATACAGACTTTAATGGCAGAAACCCTAAAGAAGAGAAACCATTGGTTTTTCAAACAGTTGAGAAACAGTTGGACTTATCCCTGTTTAGCCACAGAGGCTTTCTACAATACCTCTCTGGGAATGTGATCATGGTTTTTGGGCTGGCTACTCCTTTAGTCTTTCTTAATAGTTATGCCAAGAGTCAACATTACTCTAGTGAGAAgtctgccttccttctttctattctgTCTTTTCTCAATATTATAGCCAGACCTTCTATGGGACTTGCAGCCAACACCAAGTGGATAAGACCTCGAGTTCAGTATTTTTTTGCAGCTTCTATTGTTGCAAGTGGAGTGTGTCATCTACTAGCACCTTTATCCTCTAGCTACACTGGGTTCTGTGTCTATGTGGGCTTCCTTGGATTTGCatttggatggctcagtttgGTGTTATTTGAAACACTGATGGACCTCATTGAATCCCAGAGGTTCTCCAGTGCCGTGGGATTGCTGACCATTGTGGAATGCTGTCCTGTCCTCCTGGGGCCACCACTTTTAGGTCGTCTGAATGACATCTATAGAGACTACAAATACGCCTACTGGGCATGTGGCATGATCCTAATTATTGCAGGCATCTATCTCTTCATTAGCATGGGCATCAATTATCAACTTGTGGCAAAAGAGCAGAAAGCAGAGAAGCAGCAAGAGAAGAAGCCAAGAGAAGTTATTAAAGCAGCAGAATCTATAGAATAGAGAGGCCTATGCGGCCCTAAAGAGAAGAAACATCTCATCTGA